Below is a window of Pseudomonas monteilii DNA.
GCCTGGTCGGCATGGAAGGAATAGGCGTCCTTCATGATGAACTCGCGGCCGCGCATCAGGCCGAAGCGTGGGCGGATCTCGTCGCGGAACTTGGTCTGGATCTGGTACATGTTCAACGGCAGCTGCTTGTAGCTCGACAGCTCGTTGCGTGCCAGGTCGGTGATCACTTCTTCATGGGTCGGGCCGACGCAGAAGTCGCGGTCGTGACGATCCCGAATTCGCAGCAGCTCCGGACCATACTGCTCCCAGCGTCCCGACTCCTGCCACAGTTCGGCAGGCTGGATGCTGGGCATCAGCACCTCCAGGGCACCGGCGGCGTTCATTTCTTCGCGTACCACGGTTTCGACCTTGCGCATCACGCGCAGGCCCATCGGCAGCCAGGTGTAGAGGCCGGAGGCCAGCTTGCGGATCATGCCGGCGCGCAGCATGAGCTGGTGGCTGATGACGACCGCGTCGGCGGGGGTTTCTTTCTGGGTGGCGAGCAGATATTGACTGGTGCGCATGGTGGGCCGTGTCGATTGCCTGGACGTTGAAGATGACCGCACATTGTACGGGGGTGGGGCGAGCGCGTACAGGATGCCCCAGGGCGGGGCGATTGTCAGCCAAGAAAAAGCCCGGCATCGCTGCCGGGCCTCGGGACACTCGCTGAAGGCTTACAGGATGCTCAGCGGGTACTCGACGATCAGGCGCAGTTCGTCGATCGAGGACGAACCGTAGTACACGCCGTCCGAAGAACGGTAGGTGGCCTGGCGGACGCGGAAGCTCAGGTCCTTGGCAGGGCCTTCTTGCAGCACGTACTTGACGTCCACGTCGCGTTCCCATTCCTTGCCGTTGTCGGTGGTGGCGGTGTTGGCGCCGGTACCACGCACGTAACGGGTCATGAAGCTCAGGCCGGGAATGCCGTACTCGGCGAAGTTGAGGTCGTAGCGGGCCTGCCAGGAACGCTCGTCCTCGGCGTTGAAGTCCGAACGGGCCACGGAGTTGTTCAGGTACACGGTACCGCCGCCATCGACGCCGTAGCCGTAGTCGCCGTCACCGCTGACGCGCTGGTAGGCCAGGGTGAAGGTGTGGGCGCCCAGGTTGTAGGCGCCGGACAGGCTGAAGGCGGTGTTGTCGAGCTTGGTCACGCCATCGTTGGCGGCGCGCTGCAGGCCGGCGCCATCGCTCTTGGTGTCGTAGATGTTGAAGTCGAACACCAGGCCTTGCTTGTCGGACAGCGGCAGGGCGAAGTTCACGTTGCCGTACACCTTGCGCCAGTAGTCCTCGACCTTGGAGTAGTAGAGGCTGGTGCTGAGGGTGTCGGTGAAGGCGTAGGTGCCGCCGACGACGTTGGCCGACTTCAGGCCCAGGCTGTCATGGTAGGTCTGGTTCTGCGCGTTGACGGCGGTGAAACGACCGGCGTGCAGGGTCAGGCCCTTGATTTCCTTGCTGGTGATGAGTGCGCCCTGGGCGACTTCCGGCAACAGTCGGCTGTCGTCGGTGGCGAACACGGGCAGGGCGGTGATCTGGTCGCCGACCTTCAGCACGGTGTCGGAGATACGCAGCTTGACGGCGCCGCCGACTTCC
It encodes the following:
- a CDS encoding porin, with the translated sequence MRVMKWSMIALAVAAGTSQLAVASSQDEAKGFIEDSTLTLKTRMLYFSRDFRNSPPGSKSRAEETGLGFLGTYESGFTQGTVGVGFDAIGMLGVKLDSGRGRAGTGLFPYGDDGRAQDEYSEVGGAVKLRISDTVLKVGDQITALPVFATDDSRLLPEVAQGALITSKEIKGLTLHAGRFTAVNAQNQTYHDSLGLKSANVVGGTYAFTDTLSTSLYYSKVEDYWRKVYGNVNFALPLSDKQGLVFDFNIYDTKSDGAGLQRAANDGVTKLDNTAFSLSGAYNLGAHTFTLAYQRVSGDGDYGYGVDGGGTVYLNNSVARSDFNAEDERSWQARYDLNFAEYGIPGLSFMTRYVRGTGANTATTDNGKEWERDVDVKYVLQEGPAKDLSFRVRQATYRSSDGVYYGSSSIDELRLIVEYPLSIL